In the Candidatus Nitrospira nitrosa genome, one interval contains:
- the msrB gene encoding peptide-methionine (R)-S-oxide reductase MsrB, translating into MPPTLHIDPIVKITKTDEEWKQQLSTTAYRVLRHEDTERAFVNPLHENHQAGTYYCAGCDLPLFSSVHKFDSGTGWPSFWQPIDPRVIETRTDFALFIPRTEIHCARCEGHQGHVFKDGPKPTGLRYCINGAALKFLAD; encoded by the coding sequence ATGCCACCGACTCTTCACATCGATCCCATTGTCAAAATCACAAAGACGGACGAGGAATGGAAACAGCAGCTTTCCACTACAGCCTATCGTGTCTTACGGCACGAAGATACGGAACGAGCGTTCGTCAATCCACTGCATGAGAATCACCAGGCCGGCACCTACTACTGCGCAGGGTGCGACCTCCCACTGTTTTCGTCTGTGCATAAGTTTGATAGCGGGACCGGCTGGCCGAGCTTTTGGCAGCCGATCGATCCTCGGGTCATAGAAACGCGGACGGATTTCGCACTCTTTATCCCTCGGACAGAGATCCACTGTGCCCGTTGCGAAGGCCACCAAGGGCATGTGTTTAAGGATGGTCCGAAACCCACGGGCCTCCGGTACTGCATCAACGGAGCGGCACTAAAATTCTTGGCCGACTGA
- a CDS encoding Rieske 2Fe-2S domain-containing protein, translating into MPENQWTDIGSVDELSRRELQEVQCGKTRIALSCKNGTFSAISGVCNHVGGPLGKGRLDGDYVVCPWHYWKFHRETGQGEPGYEADQVPTYITKIEQGRLYVDLSSVTKRKKQPHAPHPLARRIVRQPGPIRVVGIATTAMTVEHPRYSTSDDLLEVSLNHAKTQLGLETQLIKLRELNFRACEGFYSKAAQACTWPCSITQMDPTDQLDRVYEAIVHWADVILVSTPIRWGNASSLYFKMVERMNCIQNQETIANKHLLKNKVAAFIIMGGQDNVQGVAGQLMTFWAEIGCQFPQFPFIAHSRGWSAEDMERNIHEVQNSRELREAAQELVARAADMAQLMVEGQIPDYHLVSGGRKAHKLDSEPTG; encoded by the coding sequence ATGCCCGAAAACCAATGGACGGATATCGGATCGGTCGATGAACTCAGTCGGCGAGAGCTTCAAGAGGTACAATGTGGGAAAACTCGCATTGCTCTTTCCTGTAAAAATGGGACGTTCTCAGCAATCTCGGGTGTCTGTAATCACGTGGGTGGTCCGCTAGGGAAAGGCCGACTCGATGGCGACTATGTGGTCTGTCCCTGGCACTACTGGAAATTTCACCGCGAAACCGGTCAAGGAGAGCCTGGGTATGAAGCAGATCAAGTCCCGACCTATATAACCAAGATCGAGCAGGGTCGGCTGTACGTCGACCTCTCGTCCGTGACCAAGCGCAAGAAACAGCCGCACGCCCCCCACCCACTCGCCCGCCGTATCGTTCGCCAGCCAGGGCCAATTCGAGTTGTGGGAATTGCAACGACCGCCATGACGGTCGAACATCCTCGGTACAGTACATCTGATGACCTGTTGGAAGTTTCGCTCAACCATGCAAAGACGCAGCTTGGCCTGGAGACACAATTGATCAAGTTGCGCGAGCTGAACTTTCGAGCCTGCGAAGGGTTCTATTCAAAAGCCGCCCAGGCCTGCACTTGGCCCTGTTCCATCACTCAGATGGATCCTACGGATCAACTTGATCGGGTGTATGAAGCGATCGTCCATTGGGCCGACGTCATTCTCGTCTCGACTCCAATTCGGTGGGGAAACGCCAGCAGCCTCTACTTCAAGATGGTCGAACGGATGAACTGCATCCAGAATCAGGAGACCATCGCGAACAAACACCTGCTGAAGAACAAGGTGGCGGCCTTTATTATCATGGGTGGGCAGGACAACGTGCAGGGCGTGGCAGGCCAGCTCATGACCTTTTGGGCTGAGATCGGCTGCCAGTTTCCACAGTTTCCCTTCATTGCCCACTCACGCGGTTGGAGTGCGGAAGATATGGAACGAAATATCCACGAAGTACAGAACAGCCGTGAACTACGTGAAGCGGCACAAGAACTCGTAGCCCGTGCCGCCGACATGGCACAATTGATGGTAGAAGGACAGATCCCGGACTACCATCTGGTTTCTGGTGGGCGCAAAGCGCATAAGCTCGACAGCGAACCGACAGGCTAA
- a CDS encoding lipocalin family protein codes for MKTISFLILSCWSLIVTGCVALESKQPLSTVASVDLTRYAGTWYEIARLPMWFQRHCVDSKAIYTTRPDGKIGVHNECVTQSGQVEQAEGVATVIDRTTNARLAVTFDNFFARLVSPSREGNYWIFDLDPDYSTALVGTPDRRYLWILSRTQKLDETTYQQLVTKAQQLGFPVSDLIKSKPISAS; via the coding sequence GTGAAGACTATCTCATTTCTCATCCTGAGCTGTTGGTCGTTGATCGTCACAGGTTGCGTTGCGCTCGAGTCGAAGCAGCCTCTTTCCACCGTCGCCTCAGTGGATCTGACCCGGTACGCCGGGACATGGTACGAGATCGCTCGACTCCCCATGTGGTTCCAACGACACTGCGTTGATTCAAAGGCGATCTATACCACTCGTCCGGACGGCAAGATTGGCGTACATAACGAATGCGTGACACAGAGTGGTCAAGTCGAACAGGCTGAGGGTGTGGCGACGGTCATAGACCGCACCACCAATGCGCGATTGGCCGTTACGTTCGATAACTTTTTTGCACGACTTGTAAGCCCCTCTCGAGAAGGGAACTATTGGATCTTCGACCTTGACCCGGATTACAGCACCGCCCTTGTCGGGACACCGGACCGTCGCTACCTCTGGATCTTATCTCGAACTCAGAAACTCGACGAAACAACCTATCAGCAGTTAGTCACGAAAGCTCAGCAGCTTGGCTTTCCTGTTTCAGACCTGATCAAGTCGAAGCCTATATCTGCGAGTTGA
- a CDS encoding NAD(P)/FAD-dependent oxidoreductase gives MEESARFSRSMTRKRVVIIGGGFGGMTAARCLRDADVILIDRTNHHVFQPLLYQVATAALSPSDIAWPLRTLFRSQPNVRIFMDEVLSIDRTARVVHLRHSAPIGFDALIVAPGSRHAYFGHEEWETNAPGLKTMADAVHLRERILLAFEEGERQRADTGTQNRLSFVIVGGGSTGVELAGSLLEIGRKAMGPDYPHLRLEDLSIILVEAGSRILPGFTPTVSAKALSVLEQMGVTVKLNKSVTEVRAEGVMLGDEWIASSNVIWAAGNTASPLLKTLGVDLDLYGRVNVQPDLTIPGDPWIFVIGDAAHCLDRDGTPLPGIAPVAMNEGRYVAELIDQEISPARRAPFLYRDRGMLATIGRGQAVAQFGPIRASGFLAWALWCIVHVFFLIGLRNRVRVMTEWAWYYLTFQPGARLLCEQPAHRRPPSIKHHAARRAAEDRTPSKRAA, from the coding sequence GTGGAAGAATCTGCCCGTTTCTCTCGCTCCATGACGCGAAAACGTGTCGTCATTATCGGAGGGGGGTTTGGCGGCATGACAGCCGCGCGCTGCTTGCGTGATGCCGATGTCATCTTGATCGACCGCACGAATCACCATGTCTTCCAGCCGCTGCTGTACCAGGTGGCCACAGCAGCGTTATCACCGAGCGATATTGCCTGGCCGCTGCGGACCTTGTTCCGCTCACAGCCGAACGTACGGATCTTCATGGATGAGGTCCTATCGATCGATCGGACTGCGCGCGTGGTTCACCTGCGTCACAGTGCGCCCATCGGGTTTGATGCTCTCATCGTCGCTCCAGGATCACGCCATGCCTATTTCGGACACGAGGAGTGGGAGACGAATGCCCCAGGGCTCAAGACGATGGCGGATGCCGTTCACTTACGAGAGCGGATTCTGCTCGCGTTTGAAGAAGGCGAACGGCAGCGGGCCGACACCGGCACGCAAAATCGCCTCAGCTTCGTGATCGTGGGAGGTGGGTCCACAGGCGTTGAGCTCGCCGGCTCACTGCTCGAAATCGGCAGAAAAGCCATGGGGCCGGATTATCCTCACCTACGCCTGGAGGATCTCTCGATCATTCTCGTCGAAGCCGGCTCACGTATCCTGCCTGGATTCACTCCCACAGTCTCCGCCAAAGCGCTGAGCGTATTGGAACAGATGGGGGTTACCGTCAAACTGAACAAATCAGTGACTGAAGTTCGTGCCGAGGGAGTCATGCTCGGTGATGAATGGATCGCGTCATCCAATGTGATCTGGGCGGCCGGCAATACGGCTTCACCTCTGCTGAAGACCCTCGGCGTCGATCTGGATCTCTATGGTCGGGTCAACGTTCAACCAGACCTGACGATCCCTGGCGACCCGTGGATCTTCGTCATTGGTGATGCGGCGCACTGTCTGGATCGTGACGGGACACCCCTACCGGGAATCGCTCCTGTTGCCATGAATGAAGGGCGGTATGTTGCCGAGTTGATCGATCAGGAGATCTCTCCCGCGCGGCGTGCACCATTTCTGTATCGAGACCGCGGCATGTTGGCCACGATCGGTCGAGGCCAAGCCGTAGCACAATTCGGCCCGATACGTGCTTCAGGCTTCCTGGCCTGGGCACTCTGGTGTATCGTCCACGTGTTCTTCCTCATCGGTCTCAGAAACCGAGTCCGTGTCATGACCGAATGGGCTTGGTACTACCTCACCTTCCAACCGGGGGCACGGCTACTCTGCGAACAACCCGCCCACCGTCGCCCTCCATCCATAAAACATCATGCTGCGAGACGCGCCGCAGAGGATCGGACTCCCAGCAAGCGCGCGGCCTGA
- a CDS encoding NAD(P)/FAD-dependent oxidoreductase, producing MRRPDSCALNPPRRGGPLGVKLAGALAEIGRKAMGPDDPHLRREDLSIILVDAGPRILPGFDRTLSVKAADALTHMGVTVKLNSLVTAVTPDGVQIGAGWIPSTQIAWAAGNRASPLLDTLSAPQDSAGRVIVHPDLTIPDDPWIFVIGDAAHCLGRNGSPLPGVAPVAIQQGRYVADLINQKLTPEQRPAFAYADRGMLATIGRAKAVAQFGPIRASGVLAWVFWCVVHIFFLIGFRNRVRVMSEWVWYYLTFKPGARVLY from the coding sequence ATTCGGAGGCCTGACAGCTGCGCGCTCAATCCGCCACGCCGAGGAGGCCCCCTTGGGGTTAAACTCGCTGGTGCGCTGGCGGAGATCGGACGGAAGGCGATGGGACCGGACGATCCTCATCTCCGCAGGGAAGATCTTTCGATCATTCTCGTGGACGCCGGTCCACGCATTCTCCCTGGATTTGACCGTACACTGTCCGTCAAAGCTGCCGACGCACTTACTCACATGGGAGTGACGGTGAAACTGAACAGCCTGGTCACCGCAGTCACCCCCGATGGTGTCCAGATTGGCGCCGGATGGATTCCATCGACGCAGATTGCTTGGGCGGCAGGTAATCGAGCATCACCGTTGTTGGACACACTGTCGGCGCCGCAAGATTCCGCTGGTCGGGTCATAGTTCACCCGGATCTGACCATCCCTGATGACCCATGGATCTTCGTCATTGGCGATGCAGCCCATTGTCTCGGACGGAATGGGAGCCCGTTGCCCGGAGTAGCGCCTGTCGCCATACAGCAGGGACGCTACGTTGCCGATCTGATCAATCAAAAGCTGACTCCAGAACAACGACCCGCCTTTGCCTATGCAGATCGTGGCATGCTCGCGACCATCGGCCGGGCCAAGGCGGTCGCACAATTCGGTCCAATCCGCGCATCAGGGGTTCTGGCCTGGGTGTTCTGGTGCGTCGTCCATATTTTCTTTCTGATCGGATTTAGAAATCGAGTGCGGGTCATGTCGGAATGGGTTTGGTACTACCTCACGTTCAAACCAGGCGCAAGGGTACTGTATTGA